A region of Deltaproteobacteria bacterium DNA encodes the following proteins:
- a CDS encoding transposase family protein, producing the protein MRDGNDLAMKVATFRFGVIADFVTGMRMQYGEKERLLAEKSLKVYEIPGSLRTRVTRASMISWMTAYRKGGYRIEALCPKARVDKGGFRSLSTPVRMEIKRLKQENAYYTVPVIIKKLRHSKVIGPDEPVNKATIYRFIRTECQPTSPDEGVDRRRFEAEHSNEIWQSDLLHGPMVRVDGSTSLKKAYLMAIIDDHSRLIVFAR; encoded by the coding sequence GTGAGAGACGGCAACGATTTGGCGATGAAGGTGGCAACATTTAGGTTTGGCGTGATCGCTGATTTTGTAACGGGCATGCGTATGCAGTACGGCGAGAAGGAGCGCCTATTGGCCGAGAAATCACTAAAAGTTTACGAAATCCCTGGCTCACTGCGTACGAGAGTGACGCGGGCTAGTATGATCTCCTGGATGACGGCCTACCGTAAGGGCGGTTACCGGATTGAAGCGCTTTGTCCTAAGGCGCGCGTCGATAAAGGCGGCTTTCGTAGTCTCAGTACACCGGTCCGCATGGAGATAAAGCGTCTTAAGCAGGAAAATGCGTATTATACGGTGCCCGTGATCATCAAGAAGTTACGCCACAGCAAAGTGATTGGCCCCGATGAGCCTGTCAATAAAGCAACGATTTACCGTTTTATACGTACGGAATGCCAACCAACTAGCCCCGACGAAGGCGTCGATCGGCGTCGGTTTGAAGCCGAGCACTCGAATGAAATCTGGCAAAGTGATCTACTACATGGCCCAATGGTGCGAGTCGATGGCTCAACTAGCCTCAAAAAAGCCTATCTGATGGCGATTATCGATGACCATTCGCGACTCATTGTCTTTGCCAGGT